The genomic region CTCACCAGAGCCTTAGTTGTTGTGACAGAAGGCCGGATACATCATCTGTGTCATTGTGTAACCCTGCAAAAGCTACTTTGTGTTGAAAAAGTCATTCGCTAATGGCCAGTCAAAGTCAGTTTGCGCATGGGAAGACTCAAGAAGCCAATAAATTGATTCTCTCATCAGCGCCATTGTGCAGATCGGATTAGTTATTGTTTTGGAGGAAGGAGCAAGATGCCTGTGATTGATGCAACAGCTAATAATGAATGCAAtggaagcaagaaaaaaaactttttttttaacccttacATAGCTACTGTTTTTTTATATTCTATACAATGTTTTGACCAAGAATATGATCATAACTGCCTACATCAAATTATGAACgacaaatctttttttaaaatatattaataGCCTGGCTGACATTTGATCATCCTCAAATAAGGTCTCAGACGCTACTAGTACTTGTGTCTATGTTAATGCACCCTGTGACCTCTTTTGGAGAGGTCAACAGAGCAACAGTTGCATACTTGTGCAACTGTGGTGGAAACACAGACAGTTCTCAGAACTCAGCACCTTCTTCAGCGCTGCACAAACTTTAAAGTCGCATATGTAAAACAATGTTGTTTTAAATAATTGCCTTTTTGTGTATTTTAGGGTCAGAACCacactcatgttttttttttccttgctgtCAAATCAGGTCCGATTTGACCCGAACAGCATTATATGTAAGGGTTAAATCGGATGTAATTCCTTTTTAGTGTTGTTGCTCTTTTCCCATGCTTTCCTTTGTGCTACTAACTGCGGCTCAACGCATGCCTACCTCAGCCCCTGGCTGGGACCACGGCCCCGAGCGGGCCCCAACTGAGCAGTGCCAAGTTGTCCGGCTAGTCGGTGCCCGTTCAGGCCTGGCCCGGCTCGGTTCGGCCTGGGTACTAATCCCCGGGCCTGTCAAAGGACCCCGCGCTGAACTCATCCTGCAACACAGGAAAACGCTCTAATTGGGGGATTTTCTCCATCATTAATTCCGATGAGCAGCCCCCCCCCAacatatctctctctctctctcgctctctctctctctcagctaAACAAATTATAACGACACAACTTTTACCCTTTTAAGCAAAACAAGCAGCACTTGTGGAAAATGCCTTTACagctaatcaacgcaataactaGCCCTTGTGTAACTTCTGCGAGATGTTAACAGAAACATGTCAACATTATCCTCTTCCTGTTTATCCACGCGCCTACGTACGTGCATATGTCCGTCCATCTGTCCAAGAAAGTGATGCACCTCATACGCCAACATGTGTCGCAGCGGCTCAGCCTGCAGTCCTCCTTGCCTGCTCGCCCGTTCGCTGGCTTGCTTGGGGGCAATTAGGGAGCTGGGCCCTGTGGTCAGAGGCCCCCCTGGGAAGCCCTGATTGATTGGAGTCTCATCTTCCTAACGGGCTGGCACTCTGCCATCTATGGAGGATTGGGAGGGgtggaggggagaaaaaaaagagagacacaCAGAGGGAGTTGGAGCACAAGTGACAAGCAcaaggaaaaagaaagaaaaacgtcTCTGCGCATGTATGTCAGATGATAACGATTATTCTCTTGTAATCTTGGATTGCTCTTTAGACTTACTGGGCTGAAagggggaagaagaaaaaaaaaacggtgggAATGGGCACATGGGTCAACATGAAAGTGAGAAAGCAGTGACACATGctctatcaaactatatttattTCCAGTAGATCTTGGTTCACATCTTTCCGGAATACACACCTCCATGTTCCAGACAAAAGGAAAGACATGACTAATTCTACGACATGTATTTCTAGAAACAGCATCACAGGGTTAAATAAAGAAACCCTGtgccatttgaaaaaaaaaaaaaaaaaaacatctagtgCAGTTTCGTTCATAACCTTTGGCTTATTCATAGTCCCAAATCACGCATGTTGAAAGCTCTATTTGTGCAAGGTAATCCACATTTGTCCACAGTTTGAGGTCCAATCAGATGTCTAAATAACAACccgcattacaaaaaaaataacactttaCAAAGCAGAAATGAGCAGCTGATTGATCGATATATTCCGACCATTAAATTCGAGCGTCTTTACTTCAGTGACGAACTCAAGGACAGATGGACGAGACCAATATAGTGTCACCGCTTATCATAGCAGCTCCGATCGATGCCTCCCCTCCTttgattgagaaagaaacacaaATGGTTACAAGGGCCTATTTAGTTCTGCccgagaccccccccccacccccccgacgCCCATCCAGCAAGTGCAGACAAAGACAACGCACTTGGATCAATTGTGCTCAACAAAGGCTGAACTATGCAGGGTGACGCATCACACGGTGCTACCCCGCACGTACGCTCAGCCACCCAACACTGAGCTGCCAACAGGCTTTCTCCTCCAAAAGCCACTCAAGCACAAGAAATGAAGcaaaacaattgttttttttttctttataactTGCTACATTCCGTCCCTCCCTCGTTAAAGCATGACAGCACACCAACAAAGCAACTGTGCATGATTATTTTTTGGTATATTCGCACTTAGAAGGTGCCGTCTTACCTCAGATTGCTGCCCTTTGAGCAATTATTGGCTTTacagtcaatttttttttttttttttatgaagggTATTTTTTTTGCCAGCCTTGACCTGCTGGTTTAAATGTACTTAGTTACACTAGTGATCTATTTCTGCCACTCTTGGTACCACCTACACTCATGATTCAACTTACAAGTAATTGGTGGGCCTTTGCCAGGACCATAAAAGTATGGGTATCTTCCTCAACTGTAAAAgttagagttaaaaaaaaaaaaaaacttttaaaccGTCCTCGAGATAAACCTATAAAAGAGTATCAGAGCACACGGaaaataaaatgagtttgaaaaaggCATAcatttgtaatttattttatGACAATTAAATTGTTAAACTGAGATTGAAATGAGCTTTTTCGAGAAACAAAAATTGAATTACATGagatttttttaatgtgggGGAGGGGTTATGAAAAAGCCAAAATCCTCCAAAAATTCCAATAAAGAGaatttttatttgaataattttaTGAGGGGAAAAAGGTATATTTTTTTAAGATGTATATTTGTAGTTTCACAGAAACAACATTGAAATGTATGAGAAGTAAAAGTTGTAATATTaagtgggggaaaaaagtattttaaatTTTGATCTTGATAATTTAGTCAATGTCCAAAATTTTCAGCAGAACTAGTCTTCTCAGTGCGGCCCTAATACTCTTTTGTACTTTACACTCCAATTAGCCTATTCACAAATAGgaaatttgatttaatttgattaaaaaaaaacactttaggaACAAAGGAAAGCAAGGTGGTAAAAGTAAGAAACAACCAGCAGAAATATGACATAGTAGATAACCTATGACGTATTGAAGATGGATAAATGGTTATGGAAAGTATGGCCGCACATTCAAAAAGGGCAGTTTCAAAACACATCACTCATCCACTTGATGTCCtagagatgtaaaaaaaaaaaaaaaaaaagagagagagagaaataagaAAAGTGTAAAAAGAAAGTCCCTCGATCCTCAGTTTAGAATCATTTTCCTTTGCATTGTGGGTAAGGTCCCTGCCATCATGTCAGCATTGTGAGGAGCCACGGAGTAAATCACATGGGTAGCCAGGTTTTATCCATGGACTGGATGTGTTCCTTGGCTTTCATCCTCAGTGCAGCAATACTTGAGCTGCGCTGGTCCATGTCCTCCAGCGGAAACTTGTCGGGGTACGGCGCCGGACACTGGTAAGGGGGCGGCGCCGCCATACTCTGCATTCCCTGACCCATGGACGGATGAGGGCTGGAATTGAGGAAGCCGTGGCCGGGGTAGTTGGGCTGAAGGCCCTGAGCCGGGCCTATGAAGCCCGGGATGCTGTGGACCGACGTGGCGCTGGACAAGGGGGAGGTCAGCCAAGGGTCCAATGGGAGGGAGTTACTCATGGGTCCCATGGCGGTGTGGACCGGCGCCGATCGATTGAAAGACAACATCGGCGCGTCGTGGAGCTTCATGGTGCTGGCGTCCATTTTCTCTTGACGTCTCCATTTGGCTCTTCGGTTCTGAAACCACACCTGGAGATTGAAGACATTGTATTAATTTCTCCCCAACAGTCTAGAATTATTTTCCAGTTGGATTTTAATTATCAGTCTACTGTTGTCAGAATATGCCGACTCGGATATGACGTCTCGATGTGATAGGATCAGAGCAACTGGAGACACTGGAATCTCTTAAGGGCTAGTATgtttggacacacacacgctgcgACTTGCAATTATCTGGTGTAATCACTTGACTTGGCAAGCAAGGCCGAAGACTTGTTGGCATGATGCTCAGGGTTAGGATCCCAGGTCAGGTTTTAATAATACATACATGAACATGGGTCCCCGgctgaaaatatttgaaaactaTTATTATAGAACTACAGGTACATCTATTCCTGCTAGTTGCTATTTGTAAATTAAAAGTAGTGATTTTTCAGGTCAGTAATGAGTTGGGACTGATTtacatatatattatatgtAAATCAGTGGAAGAATTTGCGCTTAACCGGACGTTATAAAGTTTGAATTGAGGAAGACTGATCCTACCTGAACCCGAACTTCAGGTAGGTTGACCTTCATGGCCAGCTCCTCGCGGCTGTACACGTCAGGGTAATGGGACTTCTCGAAGGCACGCTCCAGCTCGTGCAGCTGGTAGGTGGTGAAGGTGGTGCGGTTGCGTCGGTGCTTCTTCTTGGGCTGATTGTCCTTGCACGGCTCGGGTGACTTGCCTTCATCGCTCTCGACGCTCTTTCTCAGTTCCTCATCGCACTTGTTGGTAAACAGGTCGGCATCTGCACAAAAACACAAGGATAACTACTTTATTTTTCATAggcctggccaccagggggcagcatAATATATAGTACATAGAATATGTTTTTATACAGTATATGACCATATTTTTATATTGTTTTCATATACATTTGTGTTTTGCGAGTTTGCTAAATTGCTAGTTTTGTTTGCCGAGTGTAACTAACATTTACATAAATACACATCTAGTAGAACTAAAGAAAGTAATGTGCACATTCCGAACAAGCGGCCATTAGTTGGACACATGCATCATTAAGCTACTGAACATGAGTGAAGCCATCAATCCTCTCAACCTCAATGAGGCTCGTAAACACTGCTAATCGGATTTGTTAAACATGTTTCCACTCTTTATCTGCTCCTGAAGTAACGAAATGAAATGCTGCGGCCTGGATTGTAAACATTGTACATACAAGATTATGAAACAGAATTATCTCACATTCTACTGGAAATACTTTCAACAACACTGATGGGTGTAAATTGCAGTGTCAGACACAGAAGCAGAACACGGGCCTTGCTCAAGAGCACCTCGGGAGTAGTCGGGAAGCAAACTATTATCACACTGCAGCAAGACTTGAAAAAAAGTCGGTGTCGTTACAGACAGACAGTCTCAGTTCATAGCCGAGCATCAAAGAGGTCATATGAATtcagttgctaaccaaaacaggagCACAGAGACGCttattttttgcttgttttAAACGTCAGTTTCTCTTCACATATACTGAAATAATTGTGTGAAAATATTCAAAAAATGCTCCTCCCCCATCTACAGTTGAATTGGCCGCTCAATTTAGGTCACAATGAGACTTCTGCAAAGATGGTGGCCACTTGTCACATTGCTATATCGAATGTAAAACTGTTGATTGCATTCATTTCCAACGTTCCACTTGGTAGCCTGTATGACATCATTGTTTGGAAAGAGCAAACGAGTGGGCCATGTAGCAGCCGGCTTGTTTTTCGGTGAATGAGACGCGCCGATGGCACATAAAGGAGGGGTCGTGGTGCTCTTTCAAGTGGCGAGCTGGAGCGCGCCCGGCGACAATGCTGGATGCGGAGCTTGCTTTATCGAGCTCTCATTAAGCAGCCATGACAAAGGCCGAGCTGGGACAAAGGCCTGAGGTCGGGTGTGGTTCAGCGACCAGCTCTTGTGCCTGTCAGCCCATCACAGCCGCGAGTCTGAAGGGTGCCCACTGTTTAGCAGCCAGCACACAAGGGAGGGCAAGTGGGGAGTTCTGGGGCGGGGGCAAATGACACCCAACTTGGGAAAAGTTGCTCATCCAAGGGGAAGTGGCCTGACTTGATGGGACAGTTACATACTGTATAAAGAAGTGATGTCATTGCAACTGGCCTCATGGACTAGTTTTGAAAATGTGCAATTTACGTCTAAATACTCTTTGGGTAGCATAAAAGATACATTATTTTGTTgatcatttttaaaattattcgTAACTTTTTGTATGAATATACTTAAATGTAAGCTTGTTGAGTGTGGCAGTTTGCTTCCACTTAGCAATGCAGATTACTGCCACCTACAGGTGTGGAGTGCAACAACATCACAGCACAGTTACATAAAATCAAGCGATATCGCCTCCATGGGTGGGCATTCTTTCCAAATGGTCACCTATATTTTCTTTTAGTACTGTTTGGTAGTTTAGTTTGTTCAGCAAAGTGGGTTGGCGAGCAAAAACTACATAAGCAATTGCTAATTAATTTTTGGGGGCACTCGGGATAGATACGCAATCAAGGGGTGAATTACGTTACGATTTGCTTGCATTGCAGCCAAATGGGCAGTGAACCAGCAGATGAAGCTTCGGCTAGGCGTCAGTGAAAATAATGCACTTTACTGCCACCCACAGGACTGAATTGGAGGCGCACAATCAGGACGAGTCAGACATACATGTTCACTTAAATTGTTTGACCTTGGCATTTATTTTGCCTAAAGTACCAAATAACATTGGTTGCTATAGTGTCTTCTGATTGGTTAGAACGGCCTTTGCATCACAGATGAAACCGCCACCTGTTCAACTGGACAACAAACCCGTCACTGaggaaaaacatatttttaaaaacaatggtggaTAAAGCTTGAATTAGAATTCTGATCATCGTTCATATGTATGTATTCCTCTTAAATTCTTGGGAAATTAATATTTGTCATGTCTGCGCCACAAAGTCATCAACCACCTGTCAAATGTGAAGACAGCTTCAGATTAGATGTCAACATAACATCACGATGACAACAGAACGACGACCCGTCCATTCTAATCTGTGCTCAACACAAGATTAGGGGGGAATTCCACAGGGAGATGGGATTGGACTTCAGGGTCATAAAGCCCCAATACCATCTTGTTCTGTGATTTATCTCGCAATCTCACCCCACACAGCTCATTTATTGCAATGCTCTGGACATGCTAACTCGACGAAACACATTGACTTAAAATCTGCCCAGTGTCAACATTGGTGATGTTTTTTCAGGGAGTTTGAAGTCATCCTttggttttaaaaaatatattcaattACAACAAGCAGTAAAGACTGACTTCCTGTCTCAGTGAGCGTCTGATACGCTCCACACTGTGTGAAACTCTACTCACCCTGAAACTGGTGCTGTTGCTCTGAGCTATCATCCTGAAGTGGCCCAAGGTGACCACTGAAGGACGGGTGGGACTCGAGCTGCTTCCCGGAATTCACCAAGTCCTCAACGTCCACCTTCTGAGGCCCCGGGACCCCAGCGGGGCCGAGCAGGGAATCCTGGTCTTTACTGAATCCCAGAATGACGTCGATGCTGTGGACGTGGCCCCCCACCGTGACGCCTCCACCTTTGGCCAGGTCGTGGAAGTTGCTAGGCGAGAGGCAGCTGTCGTCCACCATGCTCATGGTATCCAGTGATAAATGCATCCGAGCGTGTGGGCCCCTCAGCGGCTCCTGCGGCCAGAGGGGAGGAGGCCTAATTGAGCGACGCCGTGCAAATAGGAAGGTCAGAGATCACCTCGTTACCTCGAAGGAAGCCTGACGTGCGTCTAAACCCGCTTAGCTGTGGCGGGGGGTCCTAAAGTCTATCCCCTCTACTTTCAAAGTTTGGCCCATTAAGAGGACACAAACTCCTCACCGGTGACTTTTAGCTTATAAATTGAAGCGACTGCAGCCAGAAATCTGTCCACCTACACAATCTAATATTGAGAATGTCCCACCAAACTGAATTAGAAACAATGGTGTTGTTACACACAGGAGAGTAATTCTCAAATGTCCATCCATACGTCTTTTATTTAGACCGATATTTTACTTAGCGTAATATAATATTATGAATATAACTTTTGCATATTTTATGAGTATCTATTAATCATTCTTTTTTAAGTGTTGTCAGAGCAGATTCTGGCAAAAATTGTAGATTTCCTAATGCAATTTAATCTAATCTATCATCCATCATCCCGCCATCAAAGTTTTAGGCTTTATTCTATAACCTATAACTTCTTAAAACTATTTTGCTGTATAAATTGGTATGTACTTGAATActatcaatttcattttttatacatgaataaattggcagtattttgtttgctttaaaagaactttttaaaattgtttttacTAACATTTCACACATATTTGTGTAGCATTGAATACAAACTATCTGCAATAAAGTGTTgatgtttcattttattttacagacttcatttgatgtatttaaatattttgaatTAGTTAAAATATACTTAAAAATGTGTATATATTTGATTAAAATattattcaaaatttgaaaaaaatggtcgcttttgctttgcataccTGATATCAAAATGAtgtatgtatttcttttttttcttttacaatttttttcattaaaaGCAATTATGCTTCCCAGTGGTCTGGCagaacagtacagtacagtagttAAGgagcaaataataaaatataaatacatttctCAACTAAATATGTGATCAGAATGAAAGTACACTCACGAAATACTCTAATGATATGTCCTTGCATGCTCACTAGAAGCTAAGAGGCgagaaaaaaagtaacagtccAAATGAATCCCATGAGCGCTTACCTGCTGTTACAAGTAAACGTGTTGCTCAGTTACTGATGCTCCTCTCCTCCGGGATCCACCGTGCACTCTCACTCTGTAGCCTGTATTCACCTTGCAttccttttgagaaaaaaaaatacatatatatatatatgtaacatGCAAATCAGCCAGACGCTCGTAGTCGAGTGCGAAAAAAAGTTTTGGGAGTGGAGTTCAGTCAGCGTGCACTGCAGAGAAAACGCAAAGGAGAGGTGGGAGGAGGAGACGAGAGGTGGACAAGGCTGGTGGGAGGTGAAACAAGGGGATTAACGAGGAGGGGTTATTAATTGGAATCCTTCCCCTTTAAGAGTGATTGGCAGCTGTTTTCTGCTCAACTAATTCTATTAAATGTCAATTTCATTCACGGCCACGGGACGAGGCCTTGCCTAATGAAGACTTTCTTTGGAGAAATTCTTTGTCTTTGGGACAAAAGATACGATGAAAGTTTTCACTTGGCACAACCGGACGTCATTGTGTTAAACGGCGAGGGAAAGGAAACTTTGACATTAGAACACTTGTATTGATACAACAAAATAGAATCTAAGTAACATATTGTTTTAAATTCTTTGATGATATTTTGTATCACTACAATGACTTTAAAATTCCcctttcaattgtgtcaattctgttaaaaaaaatgtaatccttaATTGTCAAGTGTGTTTCCTGTCTTTCCTCTGTTCCCAATTTGGGCCAGATAGTGGCTCACGTCAGCTTCGCCATATTTAGTTTAAACCCCGGAGAACAGCCGGTAATCTTAAAGCAGCCGACCTGAGAGCTTTTCAGATTTCAACATGGAAGACTGTATTTTCTATCTAAGCTCTTCAGTGACGTATTTAACGACGACGTCTATTCAGAAGACGTGACGTATTTCACGACGTCTATTCAGAAAGACGTGCCGAGATCCTCCTGAATGATGGCAGTCAGGTATGTGTGGTCAATTCCATAGTCAGTACCTCGGTGGGCTTGTGATATGAATATTTGATTAGAGAATTCTAAACccaaagtttaaaaacaaaaatgggaaaaaaaattaaaaaatctccACAGTACGGTGAATCTGTAGTCAAGAAAAATCTACCCACTGTAGTAGAGAAAACAATTATAATTTCCCtcacatttttttggggtcacccaGTTCAAGGGGCCACCCAGTTTGGTTCCAGACTGCATGCAGCCTGGCCTATATGATGCCTTAGTAAAAAGTGTCTGCTTTAAACAAGGGGAGGACACAGAGTTGAAGAAGCTGATGCCAGCTTAGTGTCCTAGAAATCAGCCACGACTCTAAAGACACTAAAGAGATTTCCTGTGACCTCAAACAAATCTAAAGATAAAGTTAAAGAGAGAACATTTACGAGGGGTGACTGTCTCCGTGGTTACTCGGACGGCCGGACAAATGTTAAAGTAAAAACTATGGATGGTGCCAAGTGAGAAAGACGGTGTTTGTGATTGTCTTTATTAAGTTAGATCAACAAGTGAGTTAAAAGCATCCTCCTGTGTATGATGTACTTTCCGTTAACCTCATTAAGGATTTGTTTTCTACGCCCGACAACACATATTGGGATCAGAGAAGTTTGCTTTGAATGTTCTGAACTCTTGTGACCTTGGCACGGTCATAATAAAAGTAGCCTGTTGTCGGTCTTTCTTGAGACGGAAAACAAGTTGAGGCTGAATAACAAAATCAAAAAgttgttttaattattttttttaattatctgtCTTCATACGTTGCCACACCATTTGTGTTTAATCAGTTGCTTAAAAGTTCTGGTCCATTACAAGTTCATGATTTAATTGTTCTTCTCGCGTTTTCACCATACCACCATGGTTTTTAGAATATAGACATGATTCACAAAGTGTTTCAGAACTAAGCAACTCTGTAAGTGGATAAAGAAAACATGCCTGTGGGTATTTTGCCATTGTCTGTCTACAAGTGTTGCtgcattgtttattttcaaatgtttacGAAGATTATAAGCCCCACTGATTATTTGGTAgaataaaattgcaaattgattAATTAACCGATTACAGGCAAAAcagttttacattttgtttttggtttctgTTTGCTTACCTTTGGAGCAGAGTgaaattttgattaaaaaaaaaaaattcaaccaatTTCTTTCAGAGGATGTTTAACTGTCTTGTGTTGTTAACATACAaaaatgtgtcaaaaaaaaaacttgaacatTTTTGTATCTCCCTCTTCAAGGGGACATTTTCTCAACACAGTCTTCCATTCACCAATAAAGAACGAACCACAATATTTACAAGTTAAACTTCAACTCTCTTAGTCGCAACAAGATTGCGGCGATTATCCTGCTTCAATTTTGCTCTTGCAAATCTCTGCCCTTCTACTGTTCAACTATTTGCCTGTTATCCCGCGCATAAATTGGTTAAGGGGGCAGCAGTGTAGTTTTCAAGCTGCTTGGTTTTATCAAATGACAACTTAAGACGCCCTGATCCTATTAAAGGTAAAAGCAGCTAACGTGTAAATGCGCAGTGTCAGCTTACCCCGAGTGGTGCACAGACAGGTTGTGTGGAGATGGCGCACCAAGGAAGAGGAGGGAAGAGTGAGGTAgcgaaggtgatgttcatgtgaTGCTTTTAAGACATGCATAATGTACTAAACAGCAAAGATGCACTGCTTTTAACATAAGACACGCATAATGTACTGAAAAGCAAAGAACGCTTCTTTGAATCAGATGTTCTTAAACTCCTTGACCTCTAGGGGCTAATTTTTTCCTGTACAAAATGGCCCATTCAATTATCTACATAGTACTGTATTTAATAAGTTGcattgtatttttattcatatattaaattacttttttttttggtctaac from Syngnathus scovelli strain Florida chromosome 10, RoL_Ssco_1.2, whole genome shotgun sequence harbors:
- the rx1 gene encoding retinal homeobox protein Rx1; protein product: MHLSLDTMSMVDDSCLSPSNFHDLAKGGGVTVGGHVHSIDVILGFSKDQDSLLGPAGVPGPQKVDVEDLVNSGKQLESHPSFSGHLGPLQDDSSEQQHQFQDADLFTNKCDEELRKSVESDEGKSPEPCKDNQPKKKHRRNRTTFTTYQLHELERAFEKSHYPDVYSREELAMKVNLPEVRVQVWFQNRRAKWRRQEKMDASTMKLHDAPMLSFNRSAPVHTAMGPMSNSLPLDPWLTSPLSSATSVHSIPGFIGPAQGLQPNYPGHGFLNSSPHPSMGQGMQSMAAPPPYQCPAPYPDKFPLEDMDQRSSSIAALRMKAKEHIQSMDKTWLPM